AGTGATATCCTAAAACACACTGGGAGCCAGTGTGTAGAGGCTGAAACAGGAGTGGTATGATCATATTTCTTGGTTGTGGTTAAAAGCCTGGCACCTTTCtggtaaaaatgcatttggagTATTCCAAGTGTGATGCAATTTTAACAAGTGACAgagcttcctttttttttcattgtcttacttttagaaataaaattatGTTTCTTATGCCAGATAATTTGGTGTGTcaatgctgctgtaacacaagATGAGAGACTGTATGTCTAGAAGATATTTCTTATTGCTTCAGGTTTCTAACAGCAACCACTGCCTACAGTTACTGCAAAAGATTATTACCACCatagtttcctgtcatttttttcttgaagaGACAACACTTGACAACACGTTGCAGATATTTTCGCTTTTTAACACTTATTACATATAAAGATACACAGatgtgaacaattattttactttactttttgcTCATCACcgttttatttaaattgaatCCACTGGGTTAACGTTTCTTTTGGCTTGTAGGACGGAGTACAGTACTGTGCTGTGGTAACTTGTAATatatgtttgctgtttttcGTTAAATGATCAATAGTCAAACTAATCTGTTGTTGATCACTGAAAATAATCTTGCACAAAAATTACAAGTACCCAACAACATAGTAACAAATAGTTTACAGTAATTAAGTCTACATGAGAACACAATTAACTTTATTGTGGACAGCTAAATCCTACGTATTTTTAGATCTATGTTGTTTTGGTGTATAGTTACTGTCTTTTAAAATTAGTTTATTCTCTTTCCTTCCCTGCAGTACTACAACAACAGGAAAACCTACTTTGCCCATGATGCTTTGCAGCAGTGCACTGTGGGAGACATCGTCCTCCTCAAGGCTCTGCCTGAGCCCAAATCCAAACACGTGAAGCATGAACTGGCTGAAATAGTGTATAAAGTCGGTCGGGTGGTCGACCCACTGACAGGAAAGAATGTTGCAGGAATTGATTTTATGGAGTCTTTGAGTGACCTTCCACTTAAAGAAGAGACGACGTTATCAGAAAAACTGCAGGAGCTCAACATCTCTGCTGCCAGCAGTGAAGCCGAATCACCACCTGCAGAGACTCCATCTTCATGATCGCAAACTGTTCTCTCATGCGGTAATGCTAGCTTCAGTGTCACTCTGTTAATGTAGATGTAAGTTTATAATCCA
This genomic stretch from Acanthochromis polyacanthus isolate Apoly-LR-REF ecotype Palm Island chromosome 17, KAUST_Apoly_ChrSc, whole genome shotgun sequence harbors:
- the mrps17 gene encoding 28S ribosomal protein S17, mitochondrial, whose protein sequence is MSVKHASVHAKWIIGRVIGTKMQKTAKVRVTRLVLDPYLLKYYNNRKTYFAHDALQQCTVGDIVLLKALPEPKSKHVKHELAEIVYKVGRVVDPLTGKNVAGIDFMESLSDLPLKEETTLSEKLQELNISAASSEAESPPAETPSS